The proteins below are encoded in one region of Candidatus Epulonipiscium sp.:
- a CDS encoding oxaloacetate decarboxylase subunit alpha, which yields MSEQLKNRPVKITDTTFRDAHQSLIATRMKTEDMLQIAEKMDKVGFYSMEVWGGATFDASLRFLKEDPWERLRRLRATIKNTKLQMLLRGQNLLGYRHYADDVVEYFVQKSIANGIDIIRIFDALNDPRNLETAIRSANKEKGHAQVAISYTLSEVHTLEYYVKLAKQFENMGADSICIKDMAGLLVPYAAFELVSALKSAIKIPVQIHSHYTSGVAGMSYLKAVEAGADIIDTAMSPFAMGTAQPATEVMVETFRGTPYDSGLGQEILAEIADYFRPLREKSMDEGLLNPKVLGVDIQTLLYQVPGGMLSNLVSQLKNQNAEDRFYDVLKEIPRVRADFGYPPLVTPSSQIVGTQAVLNVLMGERYKMVTKESKAIVRGEYGRTPVSISDEIRKKIIGDEEPITCRPADLLEPELKKIEAEMKQYKEQDEDILSYALFPQVGEDFFKYRQAQKTKIDPILADAENKVYPV from the coding sequence ATGTCAGAACAACTTAAAAATAGGCCGGTAAAGATTACGGATACCACATTTCGTGATGCCCATCAATCTTTAATTGCAACAAGGATGAAAACTGAAGATATGCTTCAGATAGCAGAAAAAATGGATAAGGTAGGCTTTTATTCTATGGAAGTATGGGGAGGAGCAACTTTTGATGCTTCCCTACGTTTCTTAAAGGAAGATCCCTGGGAACGTCTTAGAAGGCTAAGAGCTACTATTAAAAATACCAAGCTTCAAATGCTTCTTAGGGGACAAAACCTACTGGGATACCGTCATTATGCCGATGATGTTGTAGAATATTTTGTTCAAAAGAGTATCGCTAATGGGATAGACATTATTCGTATATTTGATGCTTTAAATGATCCGAGAAATTTAGAAACTGCTATTAGATCAGCAAATAAAGAAAAAGGCCATGCCCAAGTTGCAATTTCTTATACATTAAGTGAAGTTCATACCCTAGAGTATTATGTTAAGCTTGCTAAGCAATTTGAAAACATGGGGGCAGACTCTATCTGTATTAAAGATATGGCAGGATTATTAGTTCCATATGCAGCTTTTGAATTGGTTTCTGCCTTAAAGAGCGCTATTAAAATACCTGTGCAAATTCACAGTCATTATACCAGTGGTGTTGCCGGAATGTCATACCTTAAAGCAGTAGAAGCAGGAGCTGATATAATTGATACAGCTATGTCTCCTTTTGCGATGGGAACTGCACAACCCGCTACCGAAGTTATGGTCGAGACTTTTAGAGGGACACCATATGATTCGGGTCTTGGTCAAGAAATATTGGCAGAAATCGCCGATTACTTCAGACCGCTTAGGGAAAAATCTATGGATGAAGGTCTTCTAAATCCAAAGGTTTTAGGAGTAGATATCCAAACATTACTGTATCAAGTACCTGGTGGAATGCTGTCTAATCTAGTTTCTCAGCTTAAGAACCAAAATGCTGAAGACCGTTTTTATGATGTATTAAAAGAAATTCCAAGGGTAAGGGCAGACTTTGGGTATCCTCCACTAGTTACTCCCTCTAGCCAGATTGTTGGTACCCAGGCGGTTCTTAATGTATTAATGGGTGAAAGATATAAGATGGTTACAAAGGAATCTAAGGCAATAGTCCGTGGAGAATATGGTAGGACACCAGTTTCGATTTCTGATGAAATAAGAAAGAAGATTATTGGTGACGAAGAGCCTATTACTTGCAGACCTGCAGATTTACTAGAACCTGAATTAAAGAAAATCGAAGCAGAAATGAAACAATATAAAGAGCAAGATGAGGACATTTTATCTTATGCATTATTCCCACAGGTTGGAGAAGACTTTTTCAAATACCGTCAAGCACAAAAAACAAAAATCGATCCTATTTTAGCAGATGCAGAAAATAAGGTTTATCCGGTATAG